Proteins encoded in a region of the Bradyrhizobium sp. CB3481 genome:
- a CDS encoding DUF2380 domain-containing protein — MQDTNSWCASRWRSRASAVLTMLCTVVALLFAAGRLPAAAPIAVAVADFDYFDTSGEVVDQSAEHRARVASFAALLRDNISAQGGYRVVSIECPDHPCTATSMSQNLFIAAARKAGARLVVYGGIRKMSTLVQWGEIQLLDLEAEKLLMRRTVTFRGDNDAAYRHAANFVSDTLRETMPKP; from the coding sequence ATGCAAGACACAAACTCATGGTGCGCGTCACGCTGGCGCAGCCGCGCAAGCGCCGTGCTGACAATGTTGTGCACGGTCGTTGCATTGTTGTTTGCAGCGGGCCGATTGCCGGCGGCTGCGCCGATCGCGGTGGCGGTCGCGGATTTCGATTATTTCGACACATCGGGTGAAGTGGTGGACCAGAGCGCGGAGCACCGCGCCCGCGTCGCATCGTTTGCAGCATTGCTGCGCGACAACATTTCGGCACAAGGCGGCTACCGCGTGGTCAGCATCGAATGCCCCGATCATCCCTGCACCGCCACCAGCATGTCGCAGAATCTCTTCATCGCCGCCGCGCGCAAGGCCGGCGCGCGCCTCGTGGTCTATGGCGGCATCCGCAAGATGAGCACGCTGGTGCAATGGGGCGAGATCCAGCTGCTCGATCTCGAAGCGGAGAAGCTCCTGATGCGGCGGACGGTGACGTTTCGCGGCGACAACGACGCCGCCTATCGCCACGCCGCCAATTTCGTCAGCGACACGCTGAGGGAAACCATGCCGAAGCCTTGA
- a CDS encoding SDR family oxidoreductase, which translates to MPLLENHIAVVTGAGSGIGRAIAIGYAREGARVVLLDREEKAAAEAAQEIRSAGGKADSFALDVAKREDCVAMAKHVANQVGQVSILVNNAGIVRRNGMLGAAEAVISDWEDIIAINLTGVFNVTHAFLAPLRASKGRIVNIGSIQSFVHVRTPSSPAYTASKHGVLGFTKALAAELGKEGVRVNAIGPGFIATPLNANARANNPDLVKTFMDHTPLGRAGTAEDIVGPAIFLASDLSAYVSGSIVMVDGGYRAV; encoded by the coding sequence ATGCCCCTTCTCGAAAATCACATCGCCGTCGTCACCGGCGCAGGCTCCGGCATCGGGCGTGCGATCGCGATCGGCTATGCCCGCGAGGGTGCGCGCGTCGTGCTGCTCGACCGCGAGGAGAAAGCGGCCGCCGAGGCTGCGCAGGAAATCCGCAGCGCCGGCGGCAAGGCTGACAGCTTTGCCCTCGATGTCGCCAAACGCGAGGACTGCGTCGCGATGGCGAAGCATGTCGCCAATCAGGTCGGCCAGGTCTCGATCCTCGTCAACAATGCCGGCATCGTCCGCCGTAACGGCATGCTCGGCGCGGCGGAAGCCGTGATTAGCGATTGGGAAGACATCATCGCGATCAACCTCACCGGCGTCTTCAACGTGACGCACGCGTTCCTTGCGCCCCTACGCGCCAGCAAGGGCCGCATCGTCAATATCGGCTCGATCCAGTCCTTCGTGCATGTGCGCACGCCGAGCTCGCCCGCCTACACCGCCTCCAAGCACGGCGTGCTCGGCTTCACCAAGGCGCTCGCCGCCGAGCTCGGCAAGGAAGGCGTGCGCGTCAACGCGATCGGCCCGGGCTTCATCGCAACACCGCTCAACGCCAACGCCCGCGCCAACAATCCGGACCTCGTGAAGACATTCATGGATCACACGCCGCTCGGCCGCGCCGGAACCGCGGAGGACATCGTCGGTCCCGCGATCTTCCTCGCCTCCGATCTCTCGGCCTATGTCTCCGGCTCGATCGTGATGGTCGACGGCGGCTACCGGGCGGTGTGA
- a CDS encoding cytochrome P450, with the protein MSNAPHFDIDVPSFWADPYPALAKMRKEAPIAFVPQLGSTVFTRRDDIFTQEKRIDVFSSHQPNGLMNLLMGHNMMRKDGDAHMSERQAMFPAVSPRTVRDTWIRQFQAHADRILGELAPTGEADLCKAFALPLSAECLKDITGLTNMRYQDMDAWSQAMIDGIANYTGNEEVEARCHAATAGIDAAIDDMIPVVRKHPNTSILSVLLAAGQNMESVRANIKLAISGGQNEPRDAISGATWALLTHPDQFALVREGKAKWIDVFEEYARWIAPIQMSPRRVAKPWTYGGIDFEPEDRVFFMFGSANRDEACFAEPDSFDITRDTQKSIAFGAGPHYCAGAFASRAMVADVALPSLFARLKDLRLDEREPVRIGGWAFRGLLNLPVKWNAT; encoded by the coding sequence ATGTCCAACGCCCCGCATTTCGACATCGACGTCCCCTCGTTCTGGGCCGATCCCTATCCAGCGCTGGCGAAGATGCGCAAGGAGGCACCGATCGCCTTCGTGCCGCAGCTCGGCTCGACCGTGTTCACCCGACGCGACGATATCTTCACCCAGGAGAAGCGCATCGACGTGTTCTCCTCGCACCAGCCGAACGGCCTGATGAACCTGCTGATGGGCCACAACATGATGCGCAAGGACGGCGACGCGCACATGAGCGAGCGGCAGGCGATGTTTCCGGCGGTCTCGCCGCGCACGGTGCGCGACACCTGGATCCGGCAGTTTCAGGCCCATGCCGATCGCATCCTCGGTGAGCTGGCGCCGACAGGCGAAGCCGACCTCTGCAAGGCGTTCGCGCTGCCGCTGTCGGCCGAATGCCTGAAGGACATCACCGGGCTGACCAACATGCGCTACCAGGACATGGACGCATGGTCGCAGGCGATGATCGACGGCATTGCCAACTACACCGGCAACGAGGAGGTCGAGGCGCGCTGCCACGCCGCCACAGCGGGCATCGATGCCGCGATCGACGACATGATTCCGGTCGTCAGGAAGCACCCGAACACCTCGATCCTGAGCGTATTGCTGGCGGCCGGCCAGAACATGGAAAGCGTCCGCGCCAACATCAAGCTTGCGATATCGGGCGGGCAGAACGAACCGCGCGATGCGATCTCGGGCGCGACCTGGGCGCTATTGACCCATCCCGACCAGTTCGCGCTGGTGCGCGAGGGAAAAGCGAAGTGGATCGACGTGTTCGAGGAATATGCGCGCTGGATCGCGCCGATCCAGATGTCGCCGCGCCGCGTCGCCAAACCGTGGACGTATGGCGGCATCGATTTCGAGCCGGAGGACCGCGTGTTCTTCATGTTCGGCTCCGCCAACCGCGACGAGGCCTGCTTTGCCGAGCCTGATAGTTTCGACATCACCCGCGACACCCAGAAGAGCATCGCCTTCGGCGCCGGCCCGCATTATTGCGCCGGCGCCTTCGCCTCCCGCGCCATGGTCGCCGACGTCGCGCTGCCGAGCCTGTTCGCGCGGCTGAAGGACCTGCGGCTGGACGAACGGGAACCGGTACGGATCGGCGGCTGGGCGTTCCGCGGCCTACTCAATCTGCCGGTGAAGTGGAACGCCACTTAA
- a CDS encoding DUF3606 domain-containing protein has product MDHLTRRDTPDRSKINMHQRWELKYWTRELGVSHAELQKAVDKVGNSAAAVRKELARS; this is encoded by the coding sequence ATGGATCACCTGACCAGGAGGGACACGCCCGACCGCAGCAAGATCAACATGCACCAACGCTGGGAATTGAAATACTGGACGAGAGAGCTTGGCGTATCCCATGCGGAGTTGCAGAAGGCGGTCGACAAGGTCGGCAACTCGGCCGCGGCGGTTCGGAAGGAATTGGCCCGCTCCTGA